One Zeugodacus cucurbitae isolate PBARC_wt_2022May chromosome 3, idZeuCucr1.2, whole genome shotgun sequence genomic region harbors:
- the LOC128920306 gene encoding venom allergen 3-like — translation MEHDACHGTERFPGSGQNLYTAKNSSKPKIGANFVLGAIDTWWNEYKDVDDGNALADEFPKGTTDWFKVGHFTAIANERAAFVGCGLALCQNSTSKVYHIHVTCNYSNTNVLDTFMYKKSNYSTSNCDYYESAPSSKYAHLCTNTGKIFKDDK, via the exons ATGGAGCACGATGCGTGTCATGGTACTGAACGGTTTCCAGGCTCTGGTCAAAATCTTTATACAGCGAAAAATAGTAGTAAGCCCAAAATAGGGGCTAATTTTGTTTTGGGTGCGATAGATACTTGgtggaatgaatataaagatgtAGATGATGGAAACGCGTTGGCGGACGAATTTCCGAAAGG TACCACGGACTGGTTCAAGGTCGGTCACTTCACTGCAATTGCAAACGAGCGTGCAGCTTTTGTTGGTTGTGGTTTGGCGTTATGTCAAAACTCTACTTCTAAAGTTTATCACATACATGTTACTTGTAATTACTCAAACACCAATGTATTGGATACTTTTATGTACAAGAAAAGCAATTATTCAACATCTAATTGTGACTATTATGAAAGTGCTCCAAGTAGTAAATATGCAcatctttgtacaaatactggcaaaatttttaaagatgataaataa